In the genome of Tripterygium wilfordii isolate XIE 37 chromosome 19, ASM1340144v1, whole genome shotgun sequence, one region contains:
- the LOC119985174 gene encoding subtilisin-like protease SBT5.3 isoform X1, with protein sequence MRLSLLLILLQPIILFSLFVGVLAIRKPYIVYLGSHEHGPEPTSMEIHLAKNSHYKLLGSLVGSTEKAKDFIFYQYTGSINGFAAILEEGEAVEIAKHPDVVSVFLNEDHELYTTRSWSFLGLERDGVMLKSSTWKKARFGEDTIIGNIDTGVWPESRSFSDKGYKPVPSRWKGICQEDKTKSPVQCNRKLIGARYFNKGFNGSYDKLNYSFNTARDNYGHGTHTLSTVGGNFVDGVSVFGQGNGTAKGGSPKARVAAYKACWFFIFFTKCSSVDVLAAFDAAITDGVDVISVSLSGKPKEFFEDVISIGAFHAIKKGIVVVCSAGNAGPRTGYVANVSPWIITVGASTIDRKFNINSAKNPMEPVTTSRTMLGTIRAPVVANFSSRGPSKIEPTLLKPDIIAPGVNIIAAFTEDPNAYINGIPFPYMVYSGTSMSCPHIAGIVGLLKTLYPNWSPAAIKSAIMTTATIRDNMNARIQDFRRNRKATPFAYGAGHVQPNLAVDPGLIYDLTIDDFLNFLCASGYNQSLIRKFSDKSYTCPPSASLVNFSYPSITVPNLQGSITITRRVKNVGAPGTYKATVKAPKGVSVSVSPTTLVFDGIGRELSFNVTLKSDVKDSERKRYVFGYLTWSDGKHYVNSPIVVKHK encoded by the exons ATGAGGCTTTCACTCCTTCTCATTCTCCTCCAACCAATCATTCTTTTCTCGCTTTTCGTTGGAGTTTTGGCCATCAGAAAG CCTTACATTGTGTACTTAGGTTCACATGAACATGGACCGGAGCCTACATCAATGGAAATTCATCTTGCAAAAAATTCTCATTATAAGTTGCTTGGATCATTAGTTGGAAG TACTGAAAAAGCCAAAGATTTCATATTTTATCAGTATACCGGAAGCATTAATGGTTTTGCTGCAATACTTGAAGAGGGAGAAGCAGTAGAGATTGCAA AACATCCAGACGTTGTGTCAGTTTTCTTGAATGAGGATCATGAACTTTACACGACACGGTCTTGGAGTTTCCTTGGATTAGAGAGAGATGGGGTAATGCTCAAGAGCTCAACGTGGAAGAAGGCAAGGTTTGGTGAAGATACAATCATCGGAAATATCGATACTG GTGTTTGGCCAGAATCAAGGAGTTTCAGTGACAAAGGGTACAAACCGGTGCCATCCAGATGGAAAGGGATATGTCAAGAAGACAAAACCAAGAGCCCAGTTCAATGCAATAG GAAGTTGATTGGAGCAAGGTACTTCAAcaaaggtttcaatggatctTATGATAAACTCAACTATTCTTTCAATACTGCTCGAGACAACTATGGCCATGGGACACACACGTTATCAACAGTTGGAGGTAACTTTGTTGATGGAGTGAGTGTTTTTGGCCAAGGCAATGGTACTGCAAAAGGAGGATCACCAAAAGCCCGTGTCGCTGCTTACAAGGCTTGTtggtttttcatatttttcacaAAATGCAGCTCTGTGGATGTACTAGCAGCCTTTGATGCTGCCATAACTGATGGTGTCGACGTGATATCTGTATCACTTAGTGGCAAACCAAAGGAGTTTTTCGAGGATGTAATATCTATTGGAGCTTTCCATGCCATTAAGAAAGGCATAGTCGTGGTTTGTTCTGCTGGCAACGCAGGACCAAGAACAGGGTATGTAGCCAATGTGTCTCCATGGATTATAACAGTTGGCGCTAGCACTATCGATAGAAAGTTCAACATCAACTCTGCCAA AAATCCTATGGAACCTGTCACAACCTCAAGAACAATGTTGGGAACAATTCGAGCACCAGTGGTGGCTAATTTCTCATCTAGGGGACCTAGTAAGATTGAGCCAACACTTCTCAAG CCTGATATCATTGCACCTGGTGTCAACATTATAGCTGCTTTTACTGAAGATCCTAATGCTTATATAAATGGGATCCCATTTCCTTACATGGTATATTCTGGAACGTCAATGTCATGCCCTCATATTGCTGGCATAGTTGGCCTTCTCAAGACACTCTATCCGAATTGGAGTCCAGCTGCTATCAAATCAGCAATCATGACAACAG CAACCATAAGGGACAATATGAATGCACGAATACAAGATTTTCGGCGCAATAGAAAGGCAACTCCATTTGCATATGGTGCAGGACATGTTCAACCAAACCTGGCCGTGGATCCTGGTCTTATTTATGACTTAACCATTGATGATTTTCTCAATTTCTTATGCGCTAGCGGCTACAACCAAAGTCTCATTAGAAAATTTTCTGATAAGTCCTACACATGTCCCCCGTCCGCTAGCCTGGTGAACTTCAGCTACCCATCAATCACAGTTCCTAATCTACAAGGTTCGATAACAATTACAAGAAGAGTCAAGAATGTTGGTGCTCCGGGGACATACAAAGCAACCGTCAAGGCACCCAAGGGCGTGTCAGTTTCAGTTAGTCCAACAACACTAGTTTTTGATGGGATTGGCAGAGAGTTGAGTTTTAATGTTACCCTAAAATCTGATGTCAAGGACAGTGAGCGCAAGCGCTATGTATTTGGATACTTGACTTGGTCAGATGGCAAGCATTATGTAAATAGTCCTATTGTGGTAAAGCACAAGTAG
- the LOC119984995 gene encoding BTB/POZ domain-containing protein At1g55760-like produces the protein MNDSAYRVETTSRLAQWRIENFASCTYRKSDPFKIGLWNWHFSVERNRALYVKLYPEISNFSKYNPPIASFVIKVVTCSVGDRKALTHPGITDKQIKSNDDFVWAIEVPLTGKFIIDVEFLDLKTASPDGAEPCSIWSGGFTQTRSHATALASLGRMLTESIHTDITINASDGSIGAHRAVLAAQSPVFGSMFSHNLKEKEMSAIDIPDMSIEACQVFLNYIYGNIQHEEFLVHRLALLQAADKYDISNLKEACHESLLEDIDTKNVLERLENASLYQLPKLKTSCMRYLVKFGKIFDIRAEFNVFLQCGDRELIAEVFHEILNAWKGF, from the exons ATGAACGACTCCGCTTACAGAGTCGAAACCACTTCTCGTCTTGCTCAATGGAGGATCGAAAACTTCGCTTCCTGTACCTACCGGAAATCCGACCCTTTCAAAATCGGGTTGTGGAATTG GCATTTTTCGGTGGAGAGGAACCGAGCTTTGTATGTTAAACTGTACCCAGAGATATCGAATTTTTCCAAATACAATCCTCCAATAGCATCTTTCGTCATTAAAGTTGTGACCTGCTCTGTAGGGGATCGAAAGGCCTTGACTCATCCGG GGATAACAGACAAGCAGATCAAGAGTAACGACGATTTTGTTTGGGCAATTGAGGTTCCATTAACAGGGAAGTTCATCATCGACGTTGAATTCCTTGATTTGAAGACTGCATCTCCAGAC GGTGCAGAACCTTGCTCTATTTGGTCTGGAGGATTTACTCAAACACGATCGCATGCAACGGCGCTTGCATCTCTTGGTCGAATGTTAACAGAAAGCATCCACACGGATATAACCATAAACGCTTCCGATGGCAGCATTGGTGCTCATCGCGCTGTTCTTGCTGCACAGTCACCAGTTTTCGGCAGCATGTTTTCACATAAcctgaaagagaaagaaatgtcAGCGATTGATATCCCGGACATGTCAATCGAAGCTTGCCAGGTCTTTCTCAATTACATTTATGGAAACATCCAACACGAAGAATTCCTGGTACACAGGCTGGCTCTTCTGCAGGCAGCTGATAAATACGACATCTCAAACTTGAAGGAGGCTTGCCATGAGAGTCTTCTGGAAGATATTGACACAAAGAATGTGCTCGAGAGGCTGGAAAATGCATCTTTGTATCAGTTACCGAAACTGAAGACCAGCTGCATGCGGTATCTTGTGAAGTTCGGTAAGATATTCGACATACGAGCTGAGTTCAATGTCTTCTTGCAATGTGGAGACAGGGAACTGATAGCTGAAGTATTCCACGAGATTCTCAATGCCTGGAAAGGGTTCTAA
- the LOC119985174 gene encoding subtilisin-like protease SBT5.3 isoform X2 — protein sequence MEIHLAKNSHYKLLGSLVGSTEKAKDFIFYQYTGSINGFAAILEEGEAVEIAKHPDVVSVFLNEDHELYTTRSWSFLGLERDGVMLKSSTWKKARFGEDTIIGNIDTGVWPESRSFSDKGYKPVPSRWKGICQEDKTKSPVQCNRKLIGARYFNKGFNGSYDKLNYSFNTARDNYGHGTHTLSTVGGNFVDGVSVFGQGNGTAKGGSPKARVAAYKACWFFIFFTKCSSVDVLAAFDAAITDGVDVISVSLSGKPKEFFEDVISIGAFHAIKKGIVVVCSAGNAGPRTGYVANVSPWIITVGASTIDRKFNINSAKNPMEPVTTSRTMLGTIRAPVVANFSSRGPSKIEPTLLKPDIIAPGVNIIAAFTEDPNAYINGIPFPYMVYSGTSMSCPHIAGIVGLLKTLYPNWSPAAIKSAIMTTATIRDNMNARIQDFRRNRKATPFAYGAGHVQPNLAVDPGLIYDLTIDDFLNFLCASGYNQSLIRKFSDKSYTCPPSASLVNFSYPSITVPNLQGSITITRRVKNVGAPGTYKATVKAPKGVSVSVSPTTLVFDGIGRELSFNVTLKSDVKDSERKRYVFGYLTWSDGKHYVNSPIVVKHK from the exons ATGGAAATTCATCTTGCAAAAAATTCTCATTATAAGTTGCTTGGATCATTAGTTGGAAG TACTGAAAAAGCCAAAGATTTCATATTTTATCAGTATACCGGAAGCATTAATGGTTTTGCTGCAATACTTGAAGAGGGAGAAGCAGTAGAGATTGCAA AACATCCAGACGTTGTGTCAGTTTTCTTGAATGAGGATCATGAACTTTACACGACACGGTCTTGGAGTTTCCTTGGATTAGAGAGAGATGGGGTAATGCTCAAGAGCTCAACGTGGAAGAAGGCAAGGTTTGGTGAAGATACAATCATCGGAAATATCGATACTG GTGTTTGGCCAGAATCAAGGAGTTTCAGTGACAAAGGGTACAAACCGGTGCCATCCAGATGGAAAGGGATATGTCAAGAAGACAAAACCAAGAGCCCAGTTCAATGCAATAG GAAGTTGATTGGAGCAAGGTACTTCAAcaaaggtttcaatggatctTATGATAAACTCAACTATTCTTTCAATACTGCTCGAGACAACTATGGCCATGGGACACACACGTTATCAACAGTTGGAGGTAACTTTGTTGATGGAGTGAGTGTTTTTGGCCAAGGCAATGGTACTGCAAAAGGAGGATCACCAAAAGCCCGTGTCGCTGCTTACAAGGCTTGTtggtttttcatatttttcacaAAATGCAGCTCTGTGGATGTACTAGCAGCCTTTGATGCTGCCATAACTGATGGTGTCGACGTGATATCTGTATCACTTAGTGGCAAACCAAAGGAGTTTTTCGAGGATGTAATATCTATTGGAGCTTTCCATGCCATTAAGAAAGGCATAGTCGTGGTTTGTTCTGCTGGCAACGCAGGACCAAGAACAGGGTATGTAGCCAATGTGTCTCCATGGATTATAACAGTTGGCGCTAGCACTATCGATAGAAAGTTCAACATCAACTCTGCCAA AAATCCTATGGAACCTGTCACAACCTCAAGAACAATGTTGGGAACAATTCGAGCACCAGTGGTGGCTAATTTCTCATCTAGGGGACCTAGTAAGATTGAGCCAACACTTCTCAAG CCTGATATCATTGCACCTGGTGTCAACATTATAGCTGCTTTTACTGAAGATCCTAATGCTTATATAAATGGGATCCCATTTCCTTACATGGTATATTCTGGAACGTCAATGTCATGCCCTCATATTGCTGGCATAGTTGGCCTTCTCAAGACACTCTATCCGAATTGGAGTCCAGCTGCTATCAAATCAGCAATCATGACAACAG CAACCATAAGGGACAATATGAATGCACGAATACAAGATTTTCGGCGCAATAGAAAGGCAACTCCATTTGCATATGGTGCAGGACATGTTCAACCAAACCTGGCCGTGGATCCTGGTCTTATTTATGACTTAACCATTGATGATTTTCTCAATTTCTTATGCGCTAGCGGCTACAACCAAAGTCTCATTAGAAAATTTTCTGATAAGTCCTACACATGTCCCCCGTCCGCTAGCCTGGTGAACTTCAGCTACCCATCAATCACAGTTCCTAATCTACAAGGTTCGATAACAATTACAAGAAGAGTCAAGAATGTTGGTGCTCCGGGGACATACAAAGCAACCGTCAAGGCACCCAAGGGCGTGTCAGTTTCAGTTAGTCCAACAACACTAGTTTTTGATGGGATTGGCAGAGAGTTGAGTTTTAATGTTACCCTAAAATCTGATGTCAAGGACAGTGAGCGCAAGCGCTATGTATTTGGATACTTGACTTGGTCAGATGGCAAGCATTATGTAAATAGTCCTATTGTGGTAAAGCACAAGTAG